In Azospirillaceae bacterium, a genomic segment contains:
- a CDS encoding DUF1178 family protein, whose product MILYEMKCGQGHTFDVWFRNADACDQQVAAGEVACALCGDHGVTKAPMAPRIGKSRGGDAPEAAPPAPVPAAPEPTPAAVAQAVAEGPAAMMRLLREVRRQVETNATHVGDRFAEEARKIHYGETEAKAIYGETTDQEAADLADEGVAFTRIPWVPQHDS is encoded by the coding sequence ATGATCCTTTACGAAATGAAATGTGGCCAGGGCCACACCTTCGACGTCTGGTTCCGCAACGCCGATGCCTGCGACCAGCAGGTGGCGGCGGGCGAGGTCGCCTGTGCCCTCTGCGGCGACCACGGCGTGACCAAGGCGCCCATGGCGCCCCGCATCGGCAAGTCCCGCGGGGGCGACGCGCCCGAGGCGGCCCCGCCGGCACCTGTCCCCGCCGCGCCGGAGCCCACGCCGGCGGCGGTGGCCCAGGCCGTGGCGGAAGGGCCCGCCGCCATGATGCGCCTGTTGCGGGAGGTGCGCCGCCAGGTGGAAACCAATGCCACCCATGTCGGCGACCGCTTCGCCGAAGAGGCGCGCAAGATCCACTACGGCGAGACCGAGGCCAAGGCCATCTATGGCGAGACCACCGACCAGGAAGCCGCCGACCTGGCGGACGAGGGGGTGGCCTTCACCCGCATCCCCTGGGTGCCGCAGCATGATTCGTGA
- a CDS encoding glutathione S-transferase family protein, translating into MRTLVHHPLSPFARKVRVVLAEKRLEADLEIEKPWERREEFLALNPAAELPVLIEDDGATVAEHAAICNYLEEAYPHAPTLLGREVLLRAEVRRLAAWFDIKFNQEVTENLVGEKLVKRFSGQGTPHAQAIRAGLANIHYHLDYIAYLADRRKWLAGDDFSLADIAAAAHLSTIDYLGDVPWDQHPEAKDWYMRIKCRPSFRPLLADHLPGAPPPKHYADLDF; encoded by the coding sequence ATGCGTACACTGGTCCACCACCCCCTCTCCCCGTTCGCGCGCAAGGTGCGCGTCGTCCTGGCGGAAAAGCGTCTTGAGGCCGACCTCGAGATCGAAAAGCCCTGGGAACGCCGTGAGGAGTTCCTGGCGCTGAATCCGGCTGCCGAACTGCCGGTGCTGATCGAAGACGATGGGGCGACGGTGGCCGAACACGCGGCCATCTGCAATTACCTGGAAGAAGCCTATCCCCATGCCCCCACCCTGCTGGGGCGTGAGGTGCTGCTGCGGGCCGAGGTGCGGCGCCTGGCCGCCTGGTTCGACATCAAGTTCAACCAGGAAGTGACGGAAAACCTGGTGGGTGAAAAGCTGGTCAAGCGCTTCAGCGGCCAGGGCACGCCGCATGCCCAGGCCATCCGCGCCGGCCTGGCCAACATCCATTACCACCTGGACTACATCGCCTATCTGGCCGACCGCCGCAAATGGCTGGCGGGCGACGATTTCTCGCTGGCCGACATCGCGGCGGCGGCGCACCTGTCCACCATCGACTATCTGGGCGACGTGCCCTGGGACCAGCATCCCGAGGCCAAGGACTGGTACATGCGCATCAAGTGCCGACCCAGCTTCCGCCCCCTGCTGGCCGACCATCTGCCGGGCGCCCCGCCGCCCAAGCACTACGCTGATCTGGATTTCTGA
- a CDS encoding SAM-dependent methyltransferase, producing the protein MNEPPAAPPHLDPRGTPSPWVRRFAPLVARGGTVLDLACGGGRHARLFQGAGHPVTAVDIDLRGVADLAGADGVTLRQADLESGHAIDLGGPYAGIVVTNYLHRPLLPLLPGLLVPGGVLIYETFAQGNQRHGRPSSPAFLLRAGELLALASEAGLQVVAFEQGETSLPRAAVVQRLVAVKPRPAPDLDGDPEPRPLPLA; encoded by the coding sequence ATGAACGAGCCCCCCGCCGCCCCGCCGCATCTCGACCCTCGGGGAACACCGTCCCCCTGGGTGCGCCGCTTCGCCCCCCTGGTGGCCCGGGGCGGCACCGTGCTGGATCTCGCCTGCGGCGGCGGGCGGCATGCCCGGCTGTTCCAGGGGGCAGGTCATCCGGTGACCGCCGTGGACATCGATTTGCGCGGCGTGGCCGACCTGGCGGGCGCCGATGGCGTCACCCTGCGTCAGGCTGACCTGGAGTCAGGCCACGCGATCGACCTGGGCGGGCCCTATGCCGGCATCGTCGTCACCAACTATCTGCACCGCCCCCTGCTGCCGCTGCTGCCCGGCCTGCTGGTGCCGGGCGGGGTGCTGATCTATGAAACCTTCGCCCAAGGCAACCAGCGCCATGGCCGGCCCAGCAGCCCGGCCTTCCTGTTGCGTGCCGGGGAGTTGCTGGCCCTGGCCAGCGAGGCCGGGCTTCAGGTGGTGGCGTTCGAGCAGGGGGAGACGTCCCTGCCCCGGGCCGCCGTGGTCCAGCGCCTGGTGGCGGTGAAGCCCAGGCCGGCGCCCGACCTGGACGGCGATCCGGAACCCCGGCCCCTGCCCCTGGCCTGA
- a CDS encoding GntR family transcriptional regulator: MTEITALGRRTLHGEIVAAIRDMIVSGKLEPGQKIPEKELCVQLEISRTPLREALKALAAEGVIELLPQRGARVAVLTDEELDELFPIIGSMEALAGELACQHMTAAQLEAITAMHHQMIVAYGNEDRLEYGRLNRAIHFAIFEAAGNRSLLALYRNLEQRIWNIRHTARKQPTDWRQALLDHDEIMGALAARDGQRLAGILRRHVGHTADSVRSSISDLVERGMVDAKGRAAALGQKVG, from the coding sequence TTGACCGAAATCACGGCCCTGGGCCGACGGACTTTGCACGGCGAGATCGTTGCCGCCATACGCGACATGATCGTTAGCGGCAAGCTGGAGCCGGGTCAGAAGATTCCGGAAAAGGAACTCTGCGTACAACTCGAAATCTCCCGCACCCCTTTGCGGGAGGCGCTGAAGGCGCTGGCCGCCGAGGGTGTCATTGAACTGCTGCCCCAGCGCGGCGCCCGCGTCGCCGTCCTGACCGATGAGGAACTGGACGAGCTGTTCCCCATCATCGGCAGCATGGAGGCGCTGGCCGGCGAACTGGCCTGCCAGCACATGACGGCAGCCCAGCTGGAAGCGATCACGGCGATGCATCACCAGATGATCGTCGCCTATGGGAACGAGGACCGGCTGGAATACGGCCGCCTGAACCGCGCCATCCACTTCGCCATCTTCGAGGCGGCGGGCAACCGTTCCCTGTTGGCGCTGTACAGGAACCTGGAACAGCGCATCTGGAACATCCGTCATACGGCGCGCAAGCAACCGACGGATTGGCGCCAGGCCCTTCTGGACCATGATGAGATCATGGGCGCGTTGGCGGCCCGCGACGGCCAGCGCCTGGCCGGCATCCTGCGCCGGCATGTCGGCCACACCGCTGACTCGGTGCGCAGTTCCATCAGCGACCTGGTGGAACGCGGCATGGTCGATGCCAAGGGCCGGGCCGCGGCCTTGGGCCAGAAGGTCGGCTGA
- a CDS encoding gluconate 2-dehydrogenase subunit 3 family protein, whose translation MSKTPAKPGDALSSRRSLLKGFSLLPIAASSLATAAVAAAPQDAPAGGYKPSFFNADEWAFVVAACDRLIPHDEVGPGAVELGVPEFLDRHMQTSYAAGGIWYMQGPFLEAPAEFGYQGRLVLRDIIRVGIRAVDDYARATFGGKTFAGLEHADQETVLKGLEKGDIKLDAIPAKTFFTYFLGEVRNGYFSDPKHGGNRGMGSWKMIGYPGMRADYSDWVEVRDKPYPLPPVDLSGRRG comes from the coding sequence ATGTCCAAGACACCCGCCAAGCCGGGCGATGCCCTGTCGTCGCGGCGCAGCCTGCTGAAGGGCTTCTCGCTGCTGCCCATCGCGGCCTCCTCGCTTGCCACCGCCGCCGTGGCCGCCGCCCCGCAAGACGCACCCGCCGGCGGCTACAAGCCCAGCTTCTTCAACGCCGACGAATGGGCCTTTGTCGTGGCCGCCTGCGACCGCCTGATCCCGCATGACGAGGTCGGGCCTGGCGCGGTCGAACTGGGCGTGCCGGAGTTTCTGGACCGCCACATGCAGACCTCCTACGCCGCCGGCGGCATCTGGTACATGCAGGGTCCCTTCCTGGAGGCGCCGGCGGAGTTCGGCTACCAGGGGCGCCTGGTCCTGCGCGACATCATCCGCGTCGGCATCAGGGCGGTGGACGACTACGCCCGCGCCACCTTCGGCGGCAAGACGTTCGCTGGCCTGGAACACGCCGATCAGGAAACGGTGCTGAAGGGGCTGGAGAAGGGCGACATCAAACTGGACGCCATCCCGGCCAAGACTTTCTTCACCTATTTCCTGGGTGAGGTGCGCAACGGTTATTTCAGCGACCCCAAGCATGGCGGCAATCGCGGCATGGGCTCGTGGAAGATGATCGGCTATCCCGGCATGCGCGCCGACTATTCCGATTGGGTGGAGGTGCGGGACAAGCCCTATCCCCTTCCGCCCGTTGACCTTTCCGGACGCAGGGGCTGA
- the phaZ gene encoding polyhydroxyalkanoate depolymerase yields MIRVLYQLFDLHHAALTPLRLVAEATQATFRNPFVPASYTGMGRAMAAAGELIERTTRRWGKPEFGLDITHIDGREVAVTEETVLSKPFCGLRHFQRATPHRDPKVLVVAPMSGHYATLLRGTVEALLPSHDVYITDWVDAKLVPLARGRFGFDDYVEYVMDFIRFLGPDTHVIAVCQPAVPVMVAAAVMAQMDDACQARSMTLMGGPIDTRVSPTQVTQLAETRDIGWFERTVTTTVPPYYPGGMRHVYPGFVQLTGFMSMNLDRHVGAHVDLFKHLVRGDGESAEAHRRFYDEYLSVMDLTAEFYLETVALVFQEHSLPKGTLEYRGARVDLSAIKQTALFTVEGELDDISAPGQTVAAHALCSGLADDMKQHHLQQGVGHYGIFNGRRWREHIMPRVRDFIRSHERAAAKPKRGAAAV; encoded by the coding sequence ATGATCCGCGTGCTTTACCAGCTGTTCGATCTGCACCACGCCGCCCTGACCCCCCTCCGCCTGGTGGCGGAAGCGACCCAGGCCACCTTCCGCAATCCCTTCGTGCCCGCCTCCTACACCGGGATGGGCCGCGCCATGGCCGCCGCCGGTGAGTTGATCGAGCGCACCACCCGCCGCTGGGGCAAGCCGGAATTCGGCCTGGACATCACCCACATCGACGGCCGTGAGGTCGCGGTGACGGAAGAGACGGTGCTGTCCAAGCCGTTCTGCGGCCTGCGCCACTTCCAGCGCGCCACCCCCCACCGTGATCCCAAGGTGCTGGTGGTGGCCCCCATGTCCGGCCACTACGCCACCCTGCTGCGCGGCACGGTGGAGGCGCTGCTGCCGTCCCACGACGTCTACATCACCGATTGGGTGGACGCGAAGCTGGTGCCCCTGGCGCGCGGCCGCTTCGGCTTCGACGACTACGTCGAATACGTGATGGATTTCATCCGCTTCCTGGGGCCCGACACCCACGTCATCGCCGTCTGCCAGCCGGCCGTGCCAGTGATGGTGGCCGCCGCCGTCATGGCGCAGATGGACGATGCCTGCCAGGCCCGCAGCATGACTCTGATGGGCGGCCCCATCGACACCCGCGTGTCGCCCACCCAGGTGACCCAGCTGGCCGAGACCCGCGACATCGGCTGGTTCGAACGCACGGTGACCACCACGGTCCCGCCCTACTATCCGGGCGGCATGCGCCACGTCTATCCGGGCTTCGTGCAGCTGACCGGCTTCATGTCCATGAACCTGGACCGTCACGTCGGCGCGCACGTCGACCTGTTCAAGCACCTGGTGCGCGGTGACGGTGAAAGCGCTGAAGCCCATCGCCGCTTCTACGACGAATACCTGTCGGTCATGGACCTGACGGCGGAGTTCTACCTGGAGACGGTGGCCCTGGTCTTCCAGGAACACAGCCTGCCCAAGGGCACGCTGGAATACCGCGGCGCGCGGGTCGATCTCTCGGCCATCAAGCAGACGGCGCTGTTCACGGTCGAGGGTGAGCTGGACGACATCTCCGCTCCTGGCCAGACGGTGGCGGCGCATGCCCTGTGCTCCGGCCTGGCAGACGACATGAAGCAACATCACCTGCAGCAGGGGGTGGGCCACTACGGCATCTTCAACGGCCGCCGCTGGCGCGAACACATCATGCCCCGCGTCCGCGACTTCATCCGCAGCCACGAACGCGCGGCGGCGAAGCCCAAGCGCGGTGCGGCGGCTGTCTGA
- a CDS encoding GNAT family N-acetyltransferase — protein sequence MDHGSPVKGLVARTGDGAVAGICHYVLHLNTWCVTPVCYLEDLFTDPAHRGRGVGRALIDHLVALGRERGWNRVYWQTHQDNATARRLYDGVAGGNDGFVRYVIRL from the coding sequence ATGGACCACGGATCGCCGGTCAAGGGGCTGGTGGCGCGCACGGGCGACGGCGCCGTGGCGGGCATCTGCCACTACGTCCTGCACCTGAACACCTGGTGCGTGACGCCGGTCTGTTACCTGGAGGATTTGTTCACCGACCCCGCCCACCGCGGCCGGGGCGTGGGCCGGGCCCTGATCGATCACCTGGTGGCGCTGGGGCGGGAGCGCGGCTGGAACCGCGTCTACTGGCAAACCCACCAGGACAACGCCACCGCCCGACGCCTGTACGACGGTGTGGCCGGCGGCAACGACGGCTTCGTCCGCTACGTGATTAGGCTTTGA
- a CDS encoding tetratricopeptide repeat protein — translation MMNTLKSTVVRLAAGTFAFSVLCGAAVAAPVALNRDTCLERAKELPDFAYAEAKLWESKGGGNDARLCQAMAQLFRGEYKESAVALEDLIPQLGLPPKVTAGLWGKAGWAWFNAKEHTKADVDYTKAIGLQPTDPDLLIDRATERAGAERWWDTLRDLDRALTLDGARVDAIVMRAETKHRLARDLEAGRDLRMALSLDPDNVQALLLSGNLKADRGDKPGAKADWAHAVQVAGTDSAAGAAAQDNIMRLDGKDPAKDVPDGKADQKKTDGAAPK, via the coding sequence ATGATGAACACCCTCAAGTCCACCGTCGTCCGGCTTGCCGCCGGCACCTTCGCCTTTTCCGTCCTGTGTGGCGCCGCCGTTGCCGCCCCCGTGGCGCTGAACCGCGACACCTGCCTGGAACGGGCCAAGGAACTGCCCGACTTCGCCTATGCCGAGGCCAAGCTGTGGGAAAGCAAGGGTGGCGGCAACGACGCCCGCCTGTGCCAGGCCATGGCCCAGCTGTTCCGGGGCGAATACAAGGAATCGGCGGTGGCGCTGGAGGATTTGATTCCCCAGCTGGGCCTGCCGCCCAAGGTGACGGCCGGCCTGTGGGGCAAGGCCGGCTGGGCCTGGTTCAACGCCAAGGAACACACCAAGGCCGACGTCGATTACACCAAGGCCATCGGCCTGCAACCGACCGACCCCGACTTGCTGATCGACCGCGCCACCGAACGCGCCGGCGCCGAACGCTGGTGGGACACGCTGCGCGACCTGGACCGCGCCCTGACCCTGGACGGCGCCCGGGTGGACGCCATCGTCATGCGGGCGGAGACCAAGCACCGCCTGGCCCGCGACCTGGAAGCCGGACGCGACCTGCGCATGGCCCTGTCGCTGGACCCGGACAACGTCCAGGCCCTGCTGCTCAGCGGCAACCTGAAGGCTGACCGGGGCGATAAGCCGGGGGCGAAGGCCGACTGGGCCCACGCCGTGCAGGTGGCGGGCACCGACAGTGCCGCCGGTGCCGCCGCCCAGGACAACATCATGCGCCTGGACGGCAAGGATCCCGCCAAAGACGTGCCGGATGGCAAGGCGGACCAGAAGAAGACTGACGGGGCGGCGCCCAAATAA
- a CDS encoding SDR family oxidoreductase produces MTSPTPQPGRLFCFGLGFSATALARRLLAAGWQVAGTCRTAEKAARLRDLGMEAHVFSPDQALDPAVLKGATHLLDSVPPTAEGDVVLAALGATIAALPSLRWVGYLSTTGVYGNKNGDWVDETAPVQPATERGRARAVAEAQWMALFQAHGLPVHRFRLPGIYGPGRSALDQMRAGTARRVDKQGQVFSRIHIHDLASAVMASMDRPDPGAVYNVADDHPCPSPDVVAYAAQLLGMDPPPLVPFDQAALSPMATSFYGENKRIANARIKQELGVTLLYPSYRAGLEAQLAAEKA; encoded by the coding sequence ATGACGTCCCCCACTCCCCAGCCCGGCCGCCTGTTCTGTTTCGGCCTGGGTTTCAGCGCCACCGCCCTGGCCCGGCGCCTGCTGGCGGCGGGCTGGCAGGTGGCCGGCACCTGCCGCACGGCGGAGAAGGCGGCCCGCCTGCGCGACCTGGGGATGGAGGCGCACGTCTTCAGCCCCGACCAGGCGCTGGACCCGGCCGTGCTGAAGGGCGCCACCCACCTGCTGGATTCGGTGCCGCCGACGGCCGAGGGCGATGTGGTGCTGGCCGCGTTGGGCGCCACCATCGCGGCCCTGCCCAGCCTGCGCTGGGTGGGGTATCTGTCCACCACCGGCGTCTACGGCAACAAGAACGGCGACTGGGTGGATGAGACGGCGCCGGTGCAGCCGGCGACGGAACGTGGCCGGGCCCGCGCGGTGGCGGAGGCGCAGTGGATGGCCTTGTTCCAGGCCCACGGCCTGCCCGTGCACCGCTTCCGCCTGCCCGGCATCTACGGCCCCGGGCGCAGCGCGCTGGACCAGATGCGGGCCGGCACCGCCCGGCGGGTGGACAAGCAGGGCCAGGTGTTCAGCCGCATCCACATCCATGATTTGGCCAGCGCCGTCATGGCCAGCATGGACCGGCCCGACCCGGGTGCGGTCTACAATGTGGCGGACGACCATCCCTGCCCCTCCCCCGACGTGGTGGCCTATGCCGCCCAACTGCTGGGCATGGACCCGCCGCCGCTGGTGCCGTTCGACCAGGCCGCCCTGTCGCCCATGGCCACCAGCTTCTATGGCGAGAACAAGCGCATCGCCAACGCCCGCATCAAGCAGGAGCTGGGCGTGACCTTGCTGTACCCCAGCTATCGCGCCGGGCTGGAAGCGCAATTGGCGGCGGAGAAAGCCTGA
- a CDS encoding nitronate monooxygenase, which produces MTTNATTFAAGTARDRLDALWGRGRDFLGTEFAVMGGAMTWVSDAGLVAAISNGGGFGVLACGAMTPDLLANEIDATRALTGKPFGVNLITMHPQLDALADVCLSHGVHHVVLAGGLPPAPVIKQLKDGGAKVICFAPALVLAKKLVRMGVDALVIEGMEAGGHIGPVSTSVLAQEILPEIRDVPVFVAGGIGRGEAIVAYLELGAAGVQLGTRFVCATESRAHPNFKRAFIKAAARDAMPSGQLDSRFPVIPVRALQNEGTRRFMDFQREVVERFNRGEVDQKDAQLEIEHFWAGALRRAVIDGDVENGSLMAGQSVGMVTREQPTADILADLVAQAEAALAGRYGHTQEGTGPALVALAGAAGL; this is translated from the coding sequence ATGACGACCAACGCCACGACCTTCGCTGCCGGGACCGCCCGTGACAGGCTGGACGCGTTGTGGGGCCGGGGCCGCGATTTCCTGGGCACCGAATTCGCCGTCATGGGTGGTGCCATGACCTGGGTGTCGGATGCAGGCCTGGTGGCGGCCATCTCCAACGGCGGCGGCTTCGGCGTGCTGGCCTGCGGCGCCATGACGCCGGACCTGCTGGCCAATGAGATCGACGCCACCCGCGCCCTGACCGGCAAGCCCTTTGGCGTCAACCTCATCACCATGCATCCGCAGCTGGACGCGTTGGCCGATGTCTGCCTGTCCCACGGTGTGCACCATGTGGTGCTGGCCGGCGGCCTGCCGCCGGCACCGGTGATCAAGCAACTGAAGGACGGTGGCGCCAAGGTCATCTGCTTCGCGCCGGCCCTGGTGCTGGCCAAGAAGCTGGTGCGCATGGGCGTGGACGCCCTGGTGATCGAGGGGATGGAGGCCGGCGGCCACATCGGCCCGGTTTCCACCTCCGTCCTGGCGCAGGAAATCCTGCCCGAGATTCGCGACGTGCCGGTGTTCGTGGCCGGTGGCATCGGCCGGGGCGAGGCCATCGTGGCCTATCTGGAACTGGGGGCGGCCGGCGTGCAACTGGGCACCCGTTTCGTCTGCGCCACCGAATCGCGTGCGCACCCGAACTTCAAGCGCGCCTTCATCAAGGCCGCGGCCCGCGACGCCATGCCGTCCGGCCAGCTGGACAGCCGCTTCCCCGTCATCCCCGTGCGCGCGCTTCAGAACGAGGGCACGCGCCGCTTCATGGATTTCCAGCGCGAGGTGGTGGAACGGTTCAACCGGGGTGAGGTCGACCAGAAGGACGCCCAGCTGGAGATCGAGCATTTCTGGGCCGGCGCCTTGCGCCGCGCGGTCATCGACGGCGATGTGGAGAACGGGTCGCTGATGGCCGGCCAGTCGGTCGGCATGGTGACGCGCGAACAGCCCACGGCCGACATCCTGGCCGACCTGGTGGCCCAGGCGGAGGCCGCGCTGGCCGGTCGCTATGGCCATACCCAAGAAGGCACGGGACCAGCGCTGGTGGCGTTGGCGGGAGCGGCAGGCTTGTGA
- a CDS encoding aspartate kinase produces the protein MARLVLKFGGTSVGDIDRIKNVAKKVKQEVDAGHEVAVVVSAMSGVTNQLVDYVKSVGRLADQREYDAVVASGEQVTSGLLAIALQEIGIPARSWQGWQIPLITDDVHGKARIEEIQSQDIVARMSTGEVAVVAGFQGVSRTGRIATLGRGGSDTSAVALAAAVGAERCDIYTDVDGVYTTDPRIVTKARKLDRITYEEMLEMASLGAKVLQTRSVEMAMKHRVRVQVLSTFEEAAGSALPGTLVVDEDEIVEQELVSGIAYSRDEAKVTLLGVEDRPGVAAAIFGPLTDAAINVDMIVQNVSEDGTTTDMTFTVTKADLDRTVQVLESARDDLKFRRLAADSNVVKVSVIGVGMRSHAGVAQRMFKALADRGINIQVISTSEIKVSVLIAEEYTELALRALHTAYGLDQA, from the coding sequence ATGGCACGCCTCGTCTTGAAGTTCGGCGGCACGTCGGTCGGTGACATCGACCGGATCAAGAATGTCGCCAAGAAAGTGAAGCAGGAGGTCGACGCCGGCCATGAGGTGGCGGTGGTCGTCTCCGCCATGTCGGGTGTGACCAACCAGCTTGTCGATTACGTCAAATCCGTCGGCCGCCTGGCCGACCAGCGCGAATACGACGCGGTGGTGGCCTCGGGCGAGCAGGTGACCAGCGGCCTTCTGGCCATCGCCTTGCAGGAGATCGGCATTCCCGCCCGGTCCTGGCAGGGCTGGCAGATCCCCCTGATCACCGACGATGTGCACGGCAAGGCGCGCATCGAGGAAATCCAGTCCCAGGACATCGTCGCCCGCATGTCGACGGGTGAGGTGGCGGTGGTCGCCGGCTTCCAGGGCGTGTCGCGCACCGGCCGCATCGCCACGCTGGGCCGCGGCGGCTCCGACACCTCGGCCGTGGCGCTGGCGGCGGCCGTGGGGGCCGAACGCTGCGATATTTACACCGACGTCGATGGCGTCTACACCACCGACCCGCGCATCGTTACCAAGGCCCGCAAGCTGGACCGCATCACGTATGAGGAAATGCTGGAAATGGCGTCCCTGGGCGCCAAGGTCCTGCAGACCCGGTCGGTGGAAATGGCGATGAAGCACCGGGTGCGTGTCCAGGTGCTGTCCACCTTTGAGGAAGCGGCCGGCAGCGCGTTGCCGGGAACTCTTGTCGTTGATGAGGACGAAATCGTGGAACAGGAACTGGTCAGCGGCATTGCCTACAGCCGGGATGAGGCGAAGGTCACCCTGTTGGGCGTGGAAGACCGGCCGGGCGTCGCCGCCGCCATCTTCGGCCCCCTGACCGACGCCGCCATCAACGTCGACATGATCGTGCAGAACGTGTCGGAAGACGGCACCACCACGGACATGACCTTCACCGTCACCAAGGCGGATCTCGACCGCACCGTCCAGGTGCTGGAAAGCGCCCGGGATGACCTGAAGTTCCGCCGTCTGGCGGCCGACAGCAACGTGGTCAAGGTCTCGGTCATCGGTGTCGGCATGCGCAGCCACGCCGGCGTGGCCCAGCGCATGTTCAAGGCGCTGGCCGACCGCGGCATCAACATCCAGGTCATCTCCACCAGCGAAATCAAGGTCAGCGTCCTGATCGCCGAGGAGTACACCGAACTGGCGTTGCGCGCGCTGCACACCGCATACGGCCTGGACCAGGCATAA
- the ubiG gene encoding bifunctional 2-polyprenyl-6-hydroxyphenol methylase/3-demethylubiquinol 3-O-methyltransferase UbiG, translated as MSQTATTVDPGEIQRFSAIAAEWWDEAGKFRPLHKLNPVRLEYIRDRVCAHFGRDPLAPYPLKGLRLVDIGCGGGLLSEPLARMGATVVGIDAAERNVKTAATHAAETGTQVDYRHTTAEDLVAAGERFDAVLSLEVVEHVADVPLFLQSLAALMKPEGLVVMATLNRTPKSYLMAIVGAEYVLRWLPRGTHDWHKFLKPSELTAGLRATGLTVQEVMGLTYSPLSDRFRLDPRDLDVNYLLWASGH; from the coding sequence ATGAGCCAGACCGCCACCACCGTCGATCCCGGGGAAATCCAACGTTTTTCGGCCATCGCCGCCGAATGGTGGGACGAGGCGGGCAAGTTCCGGCCGCTGCACAAGCTGAACCCCGTGCGCCTGGAATACATCCGTGACCGCGTCTGCGCCCATTTCGGTCGCGACCCGCTGGCCCCCTATCCGCTGAAGGGCCTGCGCCTGGTGGACATCGGTTGCGGCGGCGGCCTGCTGTCGGAACCCCTGGCCCGTATGGGGGCCACGGTGGTGGGCATTGATGCTGCCGAGCGCAACGTCAAGACCGCCGCCACCCACGCCGCCGAGACCGGCACCCAGGTCGATTACCGCCACACCACGGCGGAGGATCTGGTGGCAGCCGGTGAACGCTTCGACGCCGTGCTGTCGCTGGAGGTGGTGGAACACGTGGCGGACGTGCCCCTATTCCTGCAAAGCTTGGCCGCCCTGATGAAGCCCGAGGGGTTGGTCGTCATGGCCACCCTGAACCGCACGCCCAAATCCTATCTGATGGCCATCGTCGGTGCGGAATATGTGCTGCGTTGGCTGCCGCGCGGCACCCACGACTGGCACAAGTTCCTGAAACCGTCGGAACTGACGGCGGGCCTGCGCGCCACCGGCCTGACGGTGCAGGAGGTCATGGGCCTGACTTACAGCCCCCTGTCCGACCGCTTCCGACTGGATCCGCGCGATCTGGACGTGAACTACCTGCTGTGGGCCAGCGGTCATTAA